A stretch of Caenibius tardaugens NBRC 16725 DNA encodes these proteins:
- a CDS encoding alpha/beta hydrolase fold domain-containing protein — MAAQADRADWQLPPLREGYAADADLLERRIRAGGALSAPEYEQAIGGVRCLVVSPPGAIRTMLYFHGGGYRMGSPVAWLPYVTRLAEAAGANVILPYYRLAPENPFPAALHDAVAVYRALAERGDVVLAGDSAGGGLALALGIVASQAGRAAAGVVLVSPMLDFAASADTYESRAGRDLLFSRQAVADCGALYLQGHPVDDPLVSGIHADPESVPPALVLVGGEEVLLGEALHFVERLGRADRAVTLHVAPGMGHVWPMMAPDTVEADNALGVIAAFVKSVWR, encoded by the coding sequence ATGGCAGCGCAAGCGGACCGGGCAGACTGGCAATTGCCTCCTTTGAGAGAAGGGTATGCGGCTGACGCTGATCTTCTGGAGCGCCGGATCAGGGCAGGGGGGGCACTGTCCGCGCCGGAGTATGAACAGGCTATCGGGGGCGTCCGCTGTCTGGTGGTGTCACCGCCCGGTGCCATCCGCACCATGCTCTATTTTCATGGGGGCGGTTATCGCATGGGATCGCCTGTCGCGTGGCTGCCCTATGTCACGCGGTTGGCGGAAGCGGCCGGGGCGAATGTCATTTTGCCGTACTATCGGCTCGCGCCCGAAAATCCCTTTCCGGCCGCATTGCATGATGCTGTCGCGGTCTATCGGGCGTTGGCGGAACGGGGCGATGTAGTTCTGGCGGGGGATTCTGCGGGCGGCGGGCTCGCGCTGGCGCTTGGGATCGTCGCCTCGCAGGCGGGCAGGGCGGCGGCAGGTGTTGTGCTGGTTTCGCCCATGCTCGATTTCGCGGCCAGCGCGGATACCTATGAAAGCAGGGCGGGGCGCGATCTGCTGTTCTCCCGGCAGGCAGTCGCGGATTGCGGCGCCCTGTATTTGCAGGGTCATCCCGTTGACGACCCGCTTGTCTCCGGCATTCACGCCGATCCCGAAAGTGTCCCTCCTGCTTTGGTACTGGTTGGCGGAGAAGAGGTTTTGCTGGGCGAAGCTTTGCATTTTGTAGAACGTCTGGGGCGTGCGGATCGTGCGGTCACCTTGCATGTTGCGCCTGGTATGGGCCATGTCTGGCCGATGATGGCACCGGACACCGTCGAGGCGGACAATGCCTTGGGGGTTATCGCGGCATTTGTGAAATCCGTTTGGCGTTGA
- a CDS encoding acyl-CoA dehydrogenase family protein, translating to MNLDLNEQQTLMAETADRFFKAKSTMEAAREAGPSIALPLWRETVDIGFVTMRMAEQAGGSDVGLLDAALICEAAGRVVAPIPLADSMAGYRLLAQIDTDAARAMLAAISDTPLAFFPQAGATLLALSGTQLTATGPDGTRKVVGDGHDIPAQFEAAQVECAILRTASLIGAMTQAITLASAYACERTQFDRPIGTFQGIAFPLAESITDAEGARLLLWHAICAIADGKANAGALVAMAQWWAAKSARIAATRSLRTFGGYGLSLEYDIHLYFQVINRLALAGGNPDDLLLVAGNRLWAGETVTLPTAGDPGIVTGFGADAEAFGEEVRRFFEKEMTPELRAKAHHSTEGHDPAFHRKLAAAGFAYPDWPQKWGGREVSAMAVTALGRVFEQYRWTRVPIGCTNMGAQMVMKFGSPALQQEVLPGIADGSTLSCLGFTEPESGSDMYAARTRAARDGDDWVITGQKMFTTGAHISDYVLLIARTNPDKPKHRGLTIFFVPMHLPGISIQPVHTLQDERTNITFYDQVRVPDRYRLGEIDGGLAVMAAAMEIEHGGEGYHINHHSLMEAVIAWADAEDRPGHRPIDDPATKSAIARVATHLEIADLLCRRATWAGSVGKRNRAIGPMAKLFATEIYMHDAADMVALAAPDALHHLTPALAEIEDRHRQSISQTIYGGTSEVHRGIIAQFALNLPRAS from the coding sequence ATGAATCTCGATCTGAACGAACAGCAAACGCTGATGGCGGAAACGGCTGACCGCTTCTTCAAAGCGAAATCCACAATGGAAGCAGCACGCGAAGCGGGGCCTTCCATCGCATTGCCTCTCTGGCGCGAGACGGTCGACATCGGATTTGTCACCATGCGCATGGCTGAACAGGCTGGTGGATCAGATGTTGGCCTGCTTGACGCGGCGCTGATCTGCGAAGCCGCCGGACGGGTAGTTGCCCCGATCCCCCTCGCTGATTCCATGGCAGGGTATCGTCTTCTGGCACAGATCGACACGGATGCTGCGCGTGCGATGCTTGCCGCCATCTCCGACACCCCACTTGCATTTTTCCCGCAGGCCGGCGCAACGCTGCTCGCACTATCGGGAACACAGCTGACAGCCACCGGACCGGACGGAACGCGCAAGGTTGTCGGCGATGGCCATGATATCCCCGCCCAATTTGAAGCCGCGCAAGTGGAATGCGCAATCCTGCGCACCGCGAGCCTTATCGGCGCCATGACACAGGCCATTACGCTTGCGTCTGCCTATGCCTGCGAACGGACACAGTTCGATCGCCCGATCGGCACGTTTCAGGGCATCGCCTTCCCTCTGGCGGAATCGATTACCGATGCGGAAGGCGCGCGTCTCCTTTTGTGGCATGCGATCTGCGCGATCGCGGATGGCAAGGCCAATGCCGGGGCACTGGTGGCCATGGCGCAATGGTGGGCCGCGAAATCGGCGCGCATTGCCGCGACCCGCAGCTTGCGCACATTTGGAGGATATGGCCTGTCGCTGGAATACGACATCCATCTCTATTTTCAGGTGATCAACCGTCTGGCACTGGCTGGCGGAAATCCCGACGATTTGCTGCTTGTCGCGGGCAACCGGCTCTGGGCTGGAGAGACTGTTACCCTCCCCACTGCGGGCGATCCCGGGATCGTAACCGGCTTCGGTGCGGATGCGGAGGCTTTTGGCGAAGAAGTCCGCCGGTTCTTCGAGAAGGAAATGACGCCCGAACTGCGTGCGAAAGCCCATCATTCCACCGAAGGGCATGATCCGGCCTTTCACCGCAAGCTGGCCGCCGCCGGTTTTGCCTATCCTGACTGGCCCCAAAAATGGGGTGGCCGCGAAGTGTCGGCCATGGCGGTCACGGCACTGGGGCGTGTCTTCGAACAGTACCGCTGGACCCGCGTGCCTATCGGCTGCACCAACATGGGCGCACAAATGGTCATGAAGTTCGGCTCACCCGCGCTTCAGCAGGAAGTCCTCCCCGGCATTGCCGATGGCAGCACGCTTTCCTGCCTCGGCTTTACGGAACCCGAATCCGGTTCGGATATGTATGCCGCCCGCACGCGTGCCGCGCGGGACGGGGATGACTGGGTGATCACCGGCCAAAAGATGTTCACCACCGGCGCACATATATCGGACTACGTCCTGCTGATCGCGCGCACAAACCCCGACAAACCCAAGCATCGCGGGCTGACCATCTTCTTTGTTCCGATGCATTTGCCGGGCATTTCCATCCAGCCCGTGCATACCTTGCAGGATGAACGCACCAATATCACCTTCTACGATCAGGTTCGTGTGCCCGATCGTTATCGCCTCGGAGAGATCGACGGCGGCCTCGCTGTCATGGCAGCGGCAATGGAAATCGAACATGGCGGCGAAGGGTACCACATCAATCATCACAGCCTGATGGAAGCCGTCATCGCATGGGCCGATGCAGAAGATCGCCCCGGCCACCGCCCGATTGACGATCCCGCGACCAAATCGGCAATCGCACGTGTGGCAACCCATCTGGAAATCGCCGATCTTTTGTGCAGGCGCGCCACCTGGGCGGGATCGGTGGGCAAGAGAAACCGCGCCATCGGGCCAATGGCCAAGCTGTTCGCCACCGAAATCTACATGCACGATGCCGCGGACATGGTCGCTCTGGCAGCCCCCGACGCGCTCCACCACCTTACCCCGGCACTTGCAGAAATCGAGGATCGCCACCGCCAGTCGATCAGCCAGACGATCTATGGCGGCACCAGCGAGGTACATCGCGGCATCATCGCGCAATTCGCACTCAATTTGCCGCGTGCGAGCTGA
- a CDS encoding enoyl-CoA hydratase-related protein produces the protein MTLLVEKVAGVAIVTLNRPDRLNALTMGMLDELMASLQGLASDARVRAVLLKGAGRGFCAGYDLSGGEDEREPHDPLPEEAAAHMMVHSQIPTLLRRMPKPTIAAIRGPAAGSGLLLAAACDLRIASVTARFKLAFASAGRCGDPGGSFLLTRLLGSAKARELYLLDDKFDANAALAMGLVNRVVDDEALDDESVVLAERLAKGPTAAFAAMKRNLNNAETSAFEETMALEALANAQLSLSHDGKEAALAFMEKRAPQFRGY, from the coding sequence GTGACACTGCTTGTCGAAAAGGTTGCGGGCGTTGCCATCGTAACGCTTAACCGCCCGGACCGCCTCAATGCCCTGACTATGGGTATGCTGGATGAACTTATGGCCAGCTTGCAGGGGTTGGCCAGCGATGCGCGGGTGCGCGCTGTCTTGCTGAAGGGCGCAGGGCGGGGTTTTTGTGCCGGCTATGACTTGTCCGGGGGCGAGGATGAGCGTGAACCGCACGATCCTCTTCCGGAAGAAGCGGCCGCGCATATGATGGTGCATTCGCAGATACCGACCTTGTTGCGCCGTATGCCCAAGCCGACGATTGCCGCCATTCGTGGCCCGGCTGCGGGAAGCGGCCTGTTGCTGGCGGCGGCCTGCGATTTGCGGATTGCGTCCGTGACGGCGCGTTTCAAGCTGGCATTTGCATCCGCAGGCCGCTGCGGAGATCCCGGCGGAAGTTTTCTGCTTACGCGCCTGCTTGGTTCGGCCAAGGCGCGAGAGCTTTACCTGCTCGACGACAAGTTTGATGCCAACGCCGCGCTGGCGATGGGGCTGGTGAACCGGGTGGTGGATGACGAGGCGCTGGACGATGAATCCGTGGTGTTGGCGGAACGGCTGGCGAAGGGCCCAACGGCTGCATTCGCGGCGATGAAACGTAATTTAAACAACGCGGAAACTAGCGCATTTGAAGAGACCATGGCACTTGAGGCTTTGGCTAATGCGCAACTCAGCCTGTCGCACGATGGCAAAGAGGCGGCACTGGCCTTTATGGAAAAACGCGCCCCACAGTTCCGGGGATACTGA
- a CDS encoding SDR family oxidoreductase — protein sequence MGTGMLADQVIVISGVGPGLGRKLALQCAEQGARLVLGARSGDFIASVAEEIVRNGEQAHAVPTDVSKAADCDHLITESVARFGRIDGLVNSAFRFETSRFEEADLGRWREAMDVACFGSLKLAQAALPHLKASRGSIVNVSTIGSRIGTEGSGGYNLSKAALNMATRQLARELGPDGIRVNGALMGWMAGEPLKQGFAARAAARGISPDVLERELMDTIPLRRIPTDDECAGAVIFLLSGLASACTGVLLDVNGGMFMAG from the coding sequence ATGGGCACGGGCATGCTGGCAGACCAGGTCATTGTCATCAGCGGGGTTGGCCCAGGCCTGGGCCGTAAACTCGCTCTCCAATGTGCCGAACAAGGCGCCAGACTGGTTCTCGGCGCACGATCCGGCGATTTCATCGCCAGTGTTGCGGAAGAGATTGTTCGCAACGGCGAGCAAGCGCACGCCGTGCCAACGGACGTCAGCAAGGCTGCCGATTGCGACCACCTGATAACCGAAAGCGTGGCTAGGTTCGGCCGCATCGATGGTTTGGTCAACAGCGCCTTCCGTTTCGAAACATCCCGTTTTGAAGAAGCTGACCTTGGCCGTTGGCGTGAGGCGATGGACGTTGCCTGTTTTGGCAGCCTGAAACTCGCGCAGGCGGCGCTACCGCATTTGAAAGCCAGCCGGGGATCGATCGTCAATGTGAGCACCATCGGCTCACGCATCGGCACCGAAGGATCGGGTGGCTATAACCTGTCGAAAGCCGCGCTTAATATGGCGACCCGCCAACTCGCGCGGGAACTGGGCCCGGATGGCATCCGTGTGAATGGTGCACTGATGGGGTGGATGGCAGGGGAACCGTTGAAGCAAGGTTTCGCCGCCCGGGCTGCTGCACGCGGCATTTCTCCCGACGTGCTTGAACGCGAATTGATGGATACAATCCCCCTGCGCCGCATTCCCACGGATGATGAATGCGCCGGTGCAGTCATTTTTCTCCTGTCCGGCCTTGCCAGTGCATGTACCGGTGTTCTTCTCGACGTTAACGGCGGCATGTTCATGGCAGGTTGA
- a CDS encoding amidohydrolase family protein — protein sequence MTTALPFPVYDADNHFYEPEDAIFRHLPKKWANDFKFVEVNGRKRLAINNRISDYIPNPTFDRVAAPGSHVKYYKAENTEGLSMRELTGKPVTPPSAWRYGRDRIAVLDEHQVHAAVMFPTLFSVIEHGLAYNHELLHDALHALNMWVSEEWGFAYKDRIFAVPVINLADMDRATAELDWLLAQGARTVNLRPSPVPGYRGGRSPGLKDFDAFWARINEAKIFVSIHASNSDYDHLINMWTGGAEWLPFESNPLVNCLRIIERAISDTIAALICDGLFDRFPDLRIVSVENGAKWVGSLIETLEHVYGQMPQKFRSDPVETFHRNIFVTPFVEDNWDVVGQHMQTNRILFGSDYPHPEGTEHPLDFLQELTSFTMAQKEQIMSSNLKGLLEGKRD from the coding sequence ATGACTACCGCCCTACCGTTTCCCGTCTATGATGCCGACAACCATTTCTACGAACCGGAAGATGCGATATTTCGTCATCTTCCGAAAAAATGGGCCAATGACTTCAAATTTGTTGAAGTGAACGGGCGCAAACGCCTTGCGATCAACAATCGCATATCCGATTACATTCCGAACCCGACGTTCGATCGTGTTGCCGCGCCCGGTAGTCACGTCAAATATTACAAGGCTGAGAACACCGAAGGCCTCTCAATGCGCGAACTGACCGGCAAGCCGGTCACCCCGCCCAGTGCATGGCGTTATGGCCGTGATCGGATTGCCGTTCTCGACGAACATCAGGTTCATGCCGCCGTGATGTTTCCCACGCTCTTTTCCGTGATCGAGCATGGCCTCGCCTACAATCACGAACTGCTGCACGATGCGCTGCACGCCCTCAACATGTGGGTCTCCGAGGAATGGGGATTTGCCTACAAGGATCGGATCTTTGCCGTTCCGGTCATCAATCTGGCCGATATGGATCGGGCCACCGCTGAACTCGACTGGTTGCTGGCGCAGGGCGCGCGCACCGTCAACCTGCGCCCATCCCCTGTGCCGGGCTATCGCGGCGGACGCTCACCCGGATTGAAGGATTTCGACGCCTTCTGGGCGCGGATCAACGAGGCAAAAATCTTCGTGTCGATCCATGCTTCCAATTCCGACTACGATCACCTGATCAACATGTGGACGGGGGGCGCCGAATGGCTGCCGTTCGAATCCAATCCGCTGGTGAACTGCCTGCGGATCATCGAACGGGCTATTTCCGACACCATCGCTGCGTTGATTTGCGACGGCCTGTTCGATCGCTTCCCCGATTTGCGCATCGTCAGCGTCGAAAATGGTGCAAAATGGGTCGGTTCCCTCATCGAAACGCTGGAACATGTCTATGGGCAGATGCCGCAGAAGTTCCGTTCCGATCCGGTCGAAACATTCCACCGGAACATCTTCGTAACACCTTTTGTCGAAGATAACTGGGACGTGGTCGGCCAGCATATGCAAACCAACCGCATCCTGTTCGGCAGCGACTACCCCCACCCCGAAGGCACCGAGCACCCGCTTGACTTCCTGCAGGAACTGACGTCCTTCACCATGGCACAGAAGGAGCAGATCATGTCCAGCAATCTCAAGGGCCTGCTCGAAGGCAAGCGAGACTGA
- a CDS encoding flavin-containing monooxygenase has protein sequence MAIAGETDIMEGQASRVGANPGSPDVDRGFIRRAIELADLDAVRVSLYQLTDDKAIAMLPVAKALSPEQREQLVDRAVDWLERHASPDMPVEPPAEKLRELMALTIHRDMSDLEFAARRDLAGFRDFPFAVEWKGEKPPVPEGFRVAIIGSGPSGLAAAVQCEILGLPYVLLERQAEPGGTWTINRYPEVRVDTPSITYEFSFEKRYPWKEHFGKGADVRAYLDHISRKYGVFANTRFCNDVKCATFNETTNKWSLEIATPEGVDTLDVNVVMTACGTFANAKLPDFEGIETFRGQVIHPSRWPADLDLSGKRVALIGNGSTGVQMLGAIAREAKQVFAIQRTPQWISPREKYGAPMEAELTWLINNLPGYWNWWRYMATATLFDIHSLQVADPEWQAKGGIINQGNDALREMLTGYIRQETGGDEELIAKLVPDYAPFSRRPVVDNGWYRALTRDNVELVCGSVARLVPEGLEMEDGKRVEVDVIIAATGFEVAKYLLPARYEGLAGKDLHAVWDAGDGPRAYRSMMVPDFPNLFMIYGPNSQPLSGGTGLPAWYLLWASFAGQCIMRMLREGKSRVTVTHRACADYNEALDQEASNLIQLTREGGVERNYYVNNTHHRLQVNAPWQSPDFHRMCSVVDWDDLELS, from the coding sequence ATGGCGATAGCGGGAGAAACGGATATCATGGAAGGTCAGGCCAGCAGGGTCGGGGCTAACCCCGGCAGTCCCGATGTCGACCGTGGCTTTATCCGGCGCGCGATTGAACTGGCGGATCTCGATGCCGTGCGGGTGTCGCTGTATCAACTGACGGACGACAAGGCGATCGCCATGCTGCCCGTGGCCAAGGCGCTGTCACCCGAACAGCGAGAGCAGCTTGTGGACCGGGCGGTCGACTGGCTTGAGCGCCATGCATCCCCTGATATGCCGGTTGAGCCGCCTGCGGAAAAGCTACGCGAATTGATGGCGCTTACCATACATCGCGACATGAGTGATCTTGAATTCGCAGCACGGCGGGACCTTGCCGGGTTTCGGGATTTCCCCTTCGCTGTGGAATGGAAAGGGGAAAAGCCCCCTGTTCCCGAGGGGTTTCGCGTGGCGATTATTGGCAGTGGGCCCTCCGGGCTGGCGGCTGCTGTCCAGTGTGAGATATTGGGGTTGCCCTATGTCCTGTTGGAACGGCAAGCCGAACCGGGCGGAACGTGGACGATCAACCGCTATCCCGAAGTGCGGGTGGATACGCCATCAATCACTTACGAGTTCAGCTTCGAGAAGCGTTATCCCTGGAAAGAGCATTTCGGAAAAGGCGCGGATGTGCGTGCCTATCTCGATCATATTTCCCGCAAGTACGGCGTTTTCGCGAATACGCGGTTCTGCAATGATGTGAAATGCGCAACGTTTAACGAAACGACAAACAAGTGGAGCCTCGAAATCGCGACGCCAGAGGGTGTGGACACGCTCGACGTCAATGTCGTCATGACCGCATGCGGTACGTTCGCCAATGCCAAGCTTCCGGATTTTGAAGGGATTGAAACGTTCCGTGGGCAGGTAATCCACCCCTCGCGCTGGCCCGCGGATCTCGATCTGTCGGGTAAACGCGTGGCGTTGATCGGCAATGGATCGACCGGTGTACAGATGCTGGGTGCAATCGCGCGGGAGGCAAAACAGGTGTTCGCGATCCAGCGGACGCCGCAGTGGATCAGCCCGCGCGAAAAATATGGCGCGCCAATGGAAGCAGAACTGACCTGGCTGATAAACAACCTGCCGGGTTACTGGAACTGGTGGCGCTATATGGCCACAGCAACTCTGTTCGACATTCACAGCCTGCAGGTGGCTGATCCCGAATGGCAAGCCAAAGGTGGGATCATCAATCAGGGCAACGATGCCCTGCGAGAAATGCTGACGGGTTACATCCGGCAGGAAACCGGCGGCGACGAGGAACTGATAGCTAAGCTTGTCCCGGACTATGCGCCGTTTTCGCGACGCCCCGTGGTGGACAATGGCTGGTACAGGGCCCTGACCCGCGACAATGTCGAACTGGTCTGCGGCAGCGTGGCACGGCTGGTGCCCGAAGGTCTGGAAATGGAGGATGGCAAGCGGGTCGAGGTCGATGTCATCATCGCTGCAACGGGTTTTGAAGTTGCCAAGTATCTCCTGCCCGCCCGTTATGAAGGGCTTGCCGGCAAGGATTTGCACGCCGTGTGGGATGCAGGCGATGGGCCGCGGGCATACCGCAGCATGATGGTGCCCGACTTCCCGAACCTGTTTATGATCTACGGCCCGAATTCGCAGCCACTGTCGGGTGGGACCGGGTTGCCTGCATGGTATCTGTTGTGGGCGTCGTTTGCCGGACAATGCATCATGCGCATGTTACGGGAAGGAAAATCACGCGTAACCGTGACGCATCGCGCCTGCGCCGACTATAATGAGGCGCTCGACCAGGAAGCGTCGAACCTGATCCAGTTGACCAGGGAAGGCGGGGTCGAGCGTAATTATTACGTCAACAACACGCACCACCGGCTGCAGGTCAACGCACCGTGGCAAAGCCCGGATTTCCATCGCATGTGCAGTGTGGTGGATTGGGATGATCTTGAACTGTCCTGA
- a CDS encoding Zn-dependent alcohol dehydrogenase — MRALIYEGKGKVRYTDQLTVREPARGEVLVRIVASGICHSDISVLDGTIDWPAPAVLGHEGAGIIEKVGPDVTSLAPGDHVALHTLAYCGHCAHCESGHPTRCRETLGNRTEPFSLDGVPVSNFAATSTFAEYIVVKQQQAIRIDPDIPLDVVCVIGCGVLTGVGSVINRAKVAPGDTAAVFGAGGVGLNVIQGLRLAGASRIIAVDLMASREENARKFGATDFIDASQDDVPARIRELLADPVKPATGGADWSFECAGSVAALKNAVASLAWGGNCVIVGMPSFDATVELPVFPLLSVDRGVLGARYGSSRPHRDIPAYLALYANGALMLDELVTHRYRLEDFEQAFHDLETGKLARGVFVF, encoded by the coding sequence ATGCGGGCGTTGATCTATGAAGGCAAGGGTAAGGTCAGGTACACCGATCAATTGACAGTGCGCGAACCGGCGCGTGGCGAAGTGCTCGTCCGCATTGTCGCCAGCGGCATTTGCCATAGCGATATCAGTGTGCTCGACGGCACGATCGATTGGCCAGCGCCCGCCGTGCTTGGTCATGAAGGGGCCGGAATAATCGAGAAGGTGGGGCCGGATGTCACATCGCTCGCCCCGGGCGATCACGTTGCGCTGCATACGCTCGCCTATTGCGGACACTGTGCCCATTGTGAAAGCGGGCACCCCACACGGTGCCGGGAAACGCTGGGCAACCGGACGGAACCGTTCAGTCTTGATGGCGTGCCCGTCTCCAATTTTGCCGCGACATCGACTTTCGCGGAATACATTGTGGTCAAGCAACAGCAGGCGATCCGGATCGATCCGGATATTCCGCTCGACGTGGTCTGTGTGATCGGCTGCGGGGTTCTGACCGGGGTAGGATCGGTGATCAATCGCGCGAAGGTTGCCCCCGGGGATACGGCGGCCGTGTTCGGTGCTGGCGGGGTCGGGCTCAACGTCATTCAGGGGCTTCGGCTTGCCGGGGCATCGCGTATCATTGCAGTGGACCTGATGGCATCGCGGGAAGAAAACGCCCGCAAATTTGGCGCGACCGATTTTATCGATGCTTCGCAAGACGATGTGCCTGCACGTATTCGCGAATTGCTGGCCGATCCGGTGAAGCCGGCCACGGGCGGTGCGGATTGGTCGTTTGAATGCGCGGGCAGTGTGGCTGCCCTGAAGAATGCGGTGGCATCGCTCGCATGGGGTGGGAACTGTGTGATTGTGGGCATGCCTTCCTTCGACGCGACGGTCGAACTGCCGGTGTTTCCGCTGTTGTCTGTTGATCGTGGCGTTCTGGGCGCGCGCTATGGCTCGTCGCGGCCTCATCGCGATATTCCGGCCTATCTCGCGCTTTACGCCAATGGTGCGCTGATGCTGGATGAACTTGTGACCCACCGTTACAGGCTCGAGGACTTCGAACAGGCATTTCATGATCTCGAAACGGGCAAGCTGGCCCGTGGCGTTTTTGTTTTCTGA
- a CDS encoding enoyl-CoA hydratase: MADYILYSVADRVATITLNRADRRNAQNQQLLEELDEAFTRAAEDEAVRVIVLRAEGPHFSAGHDLSPEEIAKGAFRRIEETIPERGLLGIHEWEAKYYLGLSKKWRDIPKPTIAAVQGACIAGGLLLAWPCDIIIAADNARFSDPVVMMGIGGVEYHGHTWELGPRKAKEMLFTAKPIDAVEAERRGMVNRVVPLADLDTEARAMAVEIARMHPHALAMAKRAVNQTMDIMGQSAALQSCFDIHQLGHASAYGQTGQWIVAGMETVKGKA; this comes from the coding sequence GTGGCAGATTATATACTTTATTCGGTAGCGGATCGCGTGGCGACAATCACGCTGAACCGTGCCGATCGGCGTAATGCACAAAATCAGCAGCTTCTCGAAGAACTGGATGAAGCCTTCACCCGTGCTGCCGAAGATGAAGCCGTGCGCGTGATCGTGTTGCGCGCCGAAGGTCCACACTTTTCCGCAGGGCACGATCTCAGCCCTGAAGAAATCGCCAAAGGGGCATTCCGTCGGATTGAGGAAACCATTCCTGAGCGCGGGCTGCTCGGTATTCATGAATGGGAAGCCAAATATTATCTGGGGCTTTCCAAGAAGTGGCGTGACATTCCCAAGCCGACCATCGCTGCGGTGCAAGGCGCCTGTATCGCGGGTGGGCTGCTGCTGGCGTGGCCCTGCGATATCATTATCGCTGCCGATAATGCGCGCTTTTCCGATCCCGTCGTGATGATGGGTATCGGTGGAGTTGAATATCACGGGCACACCTGGGAACTGGGCCCGCGCAAGGCAAAGGAAATGCTGTTCACAGCCAAGCCGATCGATGCCGTCGAAGCGGAGCGGCGGGGCATGGTCAATCGTGTGGTGCCTCTCGCCGATCTCGATACGGAAGCGCGCGCAATGGCTGTTGAGATTGCCCGGATGCACCCACACGCACTGGCCATGGCGAAGCGGGCAGTGAACCAGACCATGGATATCATGGGGCAGAGCGCCGCACTGCAAAGCTGTTTCGATATTCACCAGTTGGGCCATGCATCCGCCTATGGGCAGACTGGCCAGTGGATCGTGGCGGGCATGGAAACCGTGAAGGGCAAGGCGTGA
- a CDS encoding NAD-dependent epimerase/dehydratase family protein, whose amino-acid sequence MSLNNPRKTVLIAGASGAVGSAAMAHFARLSDWDVIGISRHPPIRPVGHAKHVALDLLDRDRCAAAVAMLGNVTHVVFAALNEREDDVIAGWSDPAQMTKNAQMLENLCDPLFEAAPSLRHISLVHGPKAYGVHLPGLNLPVPLTETLPRAPGDNFYYWQEDYLLQKKREGAGQSDWGITLLRPSGIIGATVGGHLSPFLVLTVFASLCREAGLPMPLPAGRGDVLDFTDSDLVAEALAWAAEAPEARDQAFNLCNGDVFSIRDAFPLVAETLGVAVGETRVYDIADELSALAHLWPDMVKKYGLAVPDLDTLLGCSPQVARVWTAPVPPGEELRWNLCSTIKIRKAGFAGCVDTADMFRSYCYRYQELGMIPRLR is encoded by the coding sequence ATGTCCCTGAACAACCCTCGTAAGACAGTTCTGATCGCGGGGGCATCTGGGGCAGTGGGCAGTGCGGCCATGGCGCATTTTGCCCGCCTGTCGGATTGGGACGTGATCGGCATATCCCGGCATCCCCCGATACGGCCAGTGGGCCATGCGAAACATGTGGCTCTGGACCTGCTTGATCGTGATCGTTGCGCCGCGGCAGTGGCGATGTTGGGGAATGTCACCCATGTGGTTTTCGCGGCCCTGAATGAGCGTGAGGATGACGTGATCGCGGGGTGGAGCGATCCCGCGCAAATGACGAAAAATGCCCAAATGCTGGAGAACCTTTGCGATCCCTTGTTCGAAGCTGCCCCGAGCCTGCGGCATATTTCTCTCGTTCATGGGCCTAAGGCATATGGGGTCCATCTGCCCGGCCTGAATCTGCCTGTTCCACTTACTGAGACGCTGCCACGCGCCCCAGGCGATAACTTCTATTACTGGCAGGAAGACTATCTTCTGCAAAAGAAGCGCGAAGGCGCCGGACAAAGCGACTGGGGGATCACGCTTCTTCGGCCATCGGGTATCATCGGGGCCACTGTTGGGGGGCACCTCAGCCCGTTTCTGGTTCTGACCGTTTTTGCGTCGCTCTGCCGTGAGGCAGGCCTTCCCATGCCCCTACCGGCAGGGCGCGGCGATGTTCTGGATTTCACCGATTCCGATCTTGTGGCCGAAGCGCTGGCATGGGCGGCGGAAGCGCCAGAAGCGCGGGATCAGGCGTTTAATCTCTGCAATGGCGATGTCTTCTCCATCCGCGATGCTTTCCCGCTCGTGGCAGAAACACTTGGGGTCGCGGTGGGGGAAACGCGTGTCTATGATATCGCGGATGAATTGAGCGCGCTTGCCCATTTGTGGCCGGACATGGTGAAAAAGTACGGGCTGGCTGTCCCCGATCTGGATACGTTGCTGGGATGTTCGCCGCAGGTCGCGCGGGTATGGACCGCCCCCGTGCCTCCCGGAGAGGAATTGCGCTGGAATCTATGCAGCACAATCAAAATCCGGAAGGCAGGGTTTGCGGGCTGTGTGGATACCGCAGATATGTTCCGCAGCTATTGCTACCGCTATCAGGAGCTTGGCATGATCCCCCGGTTGCGCTGA